The Paenibacillus sp. BIC5C1 DNA segment GAAAACTACTCGGTTCCTTTTGTTTTGGCAACAATCTCTTCAGCGATGCTCTTAGGAACTTCTTCATAGTGAGAAAGCTCCATGGAGAATACGCCGCGTCCTTGAGTACCGGAACGAAGAGTTGTAGAGTATCCGAACATTTCAGACAAAGGTACTTTAGCACGGATGATTTGGGCTCCACTACGGGAATCCATACCTTCGATGCGGCCACGACGGGAGTTAAGCATACCCATAACGTCACCCATGTACTCTTCTGGAACGGTTACTTCTACTTTCATGATTGGCTCAAGCAGAACTGGACTACATTTGTCTTTCGCAGCTTTCAGCGCCATTGATCCGGCAATTTTAAATGCCATCTCGTTGGAATCGACATCATGGTAAGATCCGTCTACGATTGTAGCCTTAACGTCAACAAGCGGGAAGCCTGCAATAACGCCGTTTTTCATTTGCTCTTCGATACCTGCAAGAGCTGGTTGAATGTATTCTCTTGGTACGGAACCACCGACAACCTTACTTTCGAACTGGCTGCCTGTACCCGGCTCGAGAGGTTCGAACTCAACCCATACGTGACCGTATTGACCACGACCACCGGATTGACGAACGAATTTACCTTCAACGCGCGCTGGTGCACGGAATGTTTCACGGTAAGCTACTTGTGGTTTACCCACAGTAGTTTCAACCTTGAACTCACGACGCATACGGTCAATGATGATATCAAGGTGAAGCTCACCCATACCTGCCAAGATTGTTTGGCCTGTTTCTTCGTCAGTATGAGCACGAAGAGTAGGATCCTCTTCAGTCAACTTACCGAGAGCAACACCCATTTTATCTTGGTCAGCTTTGGTTTTAGGTTCAACGGCGATTTCGATAACCGGATCAGGGAAGTTCATTGACTCCAGGATAACCGGATTTTTCTCATCACACAGTGTATCACCTGTACCAGTATCTTTCAAACCTACGGCAGCTGCAATGTCACCGGAGTAAACTTCAGTGATCTCTTGACGGCTGTTCGCATGCATTTGAAGGATACGACCGATACGCTCACGTTTGCCTTTAGTGGCATTCAATACGTAAGAACCGGATTGAAGAACACCGGAATATACGCGGAAGAATGTCAATTTACCAACGTAAGGGTCAGTCATGATTTTGAAGGCCAATGCAGAGAATGGCTCCTCATCGGAAGACTTGCGAATAGCTTCAGTTCCATCTTCGAGGTGACCAGTGATCGCTGGTACATCGGTTGGAGCTGGCAAGTAGTCGATTACAGCATCCAACATCAGTTGGACACCTTTGTTACGATATGAGGAACCACAGATAACAGGGAAGATCTTAACATCTACAACACCTTTACGGAGAGCGCCTTTGATCTCTTCAATAGAGATTTCTTCGCCTTCCAGGTATTTCATTGTCAATTCTTCGTCCAGTTCTGCGACACGCTCGATCAATTCGTTACGGAGTTCTTCAACTTGCTCTTTGAATTCCGCAGGAATTTCTGTTTCTTCGATATTTTGACCAAGGTCATCTTTGTACATATGAGCCTTTTGTTCAACGATATCGATAATACCGATGAAATCATTTTCAGCGCCGATTGGAAGTTGAATCGCAACAGCGTTCGCTTGAAGGCGATCACGCATGTCAGATACAACGTTCAGGAAGTCAGCACCGATGATATCCATTTTGTTTACGTAAGCGATACGAGGTACGCCGTACTTGTCAGCCTGTCTCCATACGGTTTCGGACTGAGGCTCAACGCCTTCTTTCGCACTGAATACACCAACTGCTCCGTCCAATACACGAAGGGAACGTTCAACTTCAACAGTGAAGTCAACGTGTCCCGGGGTATCAATGATATTAACGCGGTGGCCCTTCCAAGCAGCGGTAGTCGCAGCGGAAGTAATCGTAATTCCGCGCTCCTGTTCCTGTTCCATCCAGTCCATTGTCGCAGCGCCTTCGTGAACTTCACCGATTTTGTGCGTACGGCCTGTGTAGAACAAGATCCGCTCAGTTGTAGTGGTTTTACCCGCGTCAATATGAGCCATGATCCCGATATTACGTGTATTTTTCAAGGAGAACTCTCTTGCCATGAATTGGGTCTCCCTTCAAAATTGAAGTTATTATTGTGAACTGAATCCTACCAACGGTAGTGAGCAAACGCTTTGTTCGCTTCAGCCATTTTGTGCGTGTCTTCACGTTTCTTAACGGAAGCGCCTGTGTTGTTGGAAGCGTCGATGATCTCAGCCGCCAAACGCTCTTCCATTGTTTTCTCACCGCGGTTGCGGGAGTAGTTCACGAGCCAACGTAATCCCAAAGAAGTACGTCTCTCTGGTTTTACCTCGATTGGTACTTGGTAGTTGGCACCGCCGACACGGCGAGCTTTAACTTCCAGGACTGGCATGATATTCTTGATTGCTGCTTCAAATACTTCCATCGGGTCATTACCCGTACGTTCTTGAATCAACTTGAACGCATTATACAGAATGCTTTGAGCAACACCGCGTTTTCCGTCGAGCATGATGCGGTTGATCAAACGAGTAACCAACTTGGAGTTGTATACCGGATCTGGCAACACGTCTCTTTTCGTAACTGGACCTTTGCGTGGCATGGATATCCCCCTTTCTTTCTTGTTGAGCCGATCCAACACTTTCAGATATTAATCCAAAAGGTATATGGAATGGCTACTTATAATGTTTTAGGCTTTTTTAGCTTTTGGACGTTTAGCACCGTATTTCGAACGAGCTTGCATACGGTTGTTTACGCCTGCAGTATCAAGAGCTCCACGAACGATGTGATAACGAACCCCTGCAAGGTCTTTAACTTTACCTCCGCGGATCAACACAACGCTGTGCTCTTGAAGGTTATGTCCAATTCCCGGGATATAAGCAGTTACCTCGAGACGGTTCGTCAAACGAACACGGGCATACTTACGAAGTGCAGAGTTTGGTTTACGTGGAGTCATTGTACCTACACGAGTGCAGACACCACGTTTTTGTGGGGCACTGATGTTAGTAGATTCACGTTTCAAAGCGTTGAACCCTTTTTGCAAAGCTGGCGATTTGGACTTATCAACTTTAGCTTGACGTCCTTTACGAACCAGTTGGTTAATAGTTGGCATGTGATTGCCACCCCCTTCCTCAATTGTTCATGTTTCTTTATAAACCTCATTACGCTAAGTCCACAGACCCAGGCGGTTCATAAAAAGACAAATGAAAAGTTTTTGCCTTGGAGAATCCCTAAAAGTTCTCGGACAAAAACGTTCCTTACTCTATCATTTTGCGACAGCAGCCATTGCTGCTCCCACTCCAATCCCGCAAGCTTTGCCGAGATTTTTCATTGTGTCCACTTTCGTGCACTTCACATTATGTTGTTCACACAAGGCAATGATTTTGGAAGTGAGCTGCGGATCACTATCTTCAGCCACATAGACTTCAGCAGCCATTCCTGACTGGACCATCCGCATGGTCTGTTTGGTACCAATTTTGACATGAGCATCTTGCAGACCTTTTTCATTAGACATTGTTCATTCCTCCGAATAGGACCATATACAATCAGCTGCCCACGCACCTTTGATATATTAGCATCTAGCGCAAGCAATGTCAATGCTAATCCTAAAACATTTATTTGCAAGTTTTGCTATACCGGGAAACGTCCGTCTGTATAAAACAGTCGTCCGCCCCCTGGCATACAAAACCTTAACTCATTCTATAAAGTCAGAATAAAGTTAGCAAATCAGTTTAATCAACCGAAACTGGCTCAAGTTCTTCTACTGAAGATTGGCCATCTTCTGGCTCAGCAAATTTGATGCTGCGGTAACGGTTCATGCCCGTACCTGCAGGAATCAATTTACCGATGATTACATTTTCCTTCAGACCGAGCAACTGATCGACTTTACCTTTGATCGCTGCATCTGTCAGGACACGTGTAGTTTCTTGGAACGATGCCGCTGAGAGGAAGGAGTCTGTTTCCAGGGATGCTTTCGTAATACCGAGCAGGATTGGTTTCGCAACCGCTGGCTCTTTATCACTCAGAATCGCTGTTTTGTTAGCTCTTTCGTACTCATGCGTATCCACGAACGATCCTGGCAACAACGTAGTGTCCCCTGCATCGACGATACGGATTTTACGCAACATTTGACGGATCATAACTTCAACGTGTTTGTCATTGATTTCTACGCCTTGGTTACGGTATACGCGCTGTACTTCCTGCAAAATGTAGTTCTGTACGCCACGTACGCCTTTAATGCGCAGCATTTCTTTTGGATCGATAGAACCGTCTGTCAACTCGTCGCCTGCTTCAATTTCCATGCCTTCGCTTACGCGTACACGGGAACCGTAGGTAACAGAGTAAACTTTGGATTCTGCTTCACCTTGAATTTCGATTTCACGACGATC contains these protein-coding regions:
- the fusA gene encoding elongation factor G, which encodes MAREFSLKNTRNIGIMAHIDAGKTTTTERILFYTGRTHKIGEVHEGAATMDWMEQEQERGITITSAATTAAWKGHRVNIIDTPGHVDFTVEVERSLRVLDGAVGVFSAKEGVEPQSETVWRQADKYGVPRIAYVNKMDIIGADFLNVVSDMRDRLQANAVAIQLPIGAENDFIGIIDIVEQKAHMYKDDLGQNIEETEIPAEFKEQVEELRNELIERVAELDEELTMKYLEGEEISIEEIKGALRKGVVDVKIFPVICGSSYRNKGVQLMLDAVIDYLPAPTDVPAITGHLEDGTEAIRKSSDEEPFSALAFKIMTDPYVGKLTFFRVYSGVLQSGSYVLNATKGKRERIGRILQMHANSRQEITEVYSGDIAAAVGLKDTGTGDTLCDEKNPVILESMNFPDPVIEIAVEPKTKADQDKMGVALGKLTEEDPTLRAHTDEETGQTILAGMGELHLDIIIDRMRREFKVETTVGKPQVAYRETFRAPARVEGKFVRQSGGRGQYGHVWVEFEPLEPGTGSQFESKVVGGSVPREYIQPALAGIEEQMKNGVIAGFPLVDVKATIVDGSYHDVDSNEMAFKIAGSMALKAAKDKCSPVLLEPIMKVEVTVPEEYMGDVMGMLNSRRGRIEGMDSRSGAQIIRAKVPLSEMFGYSTTLRSGTQGRGVFSMELSHYEEVPKSIAEEIVAKTKGTE
- the rpsG gene encoding 30S ribosomal protein S7, producing the protein MPRKGPVTKRDVLPDPVYNSKLVTRLINRIMLDGKRGVAQSILYNAFKLIQERTGNDPMEVFEAAIKNIMPVLEVKARRVGGANYQVPIEVKPERRTSLGLRWLVNYSRNRGEKTMEERLAAEIIDASNNTGASVKKREDTHKMAEANKAFAHYRW
- the rpsL gene encoding 30S ribosomal protein S12 — translated: MPTINQLVRKGRQAKVDKSKSPALQKGFNALKRESTNISAPQKRGVCTRVGTMTPRKPNSALRKYARVRLTNRLEVTAYIPGIGHNLQEHSVVLIRGGKVKDLAGVRYHIVRGALDTAGVNNRMQARSKYGAKRPKAKKA
- a CDS encoding ribosomal L7Ae/L30e/S12e/Gadd45 family protein, with the translated sequence MSNEKGLQDAHVKIGTKQTMRMVQSGMAAEVYVAEDSDPQLTSKIIALCEQHNVKCTKVDTMKNLGKACGIGVGAAMAAVAK